Genomic window (Lampris incognitus isolate fLamInc1 chromosome 3, fLamInc1.hap2, whole genome shotgun sequence):
GTGTTCTTGGAGAACGTGATTCGTGATGCCGTCACCTACACCGAACACGCCAAGAGAAAGACCGTCACCGCCATGGACGTGGTGTACGCCTTGAAGAGACAGGGACGCACCCTGTACGGCTTCGGCGGTTAAACTGAGAAACCAAACCCAcacaaaggctcttttaagagccgccCACGTCCTCGAGAGACTTCCTTACGATTGTAAATGTAATATTTGTTTGTGATAGATCCGTTTTAAGGCGGCACCGTGGTTATGGCAATATGCCACAACTGGCTATATAAACATGGAAGCGTTATTTGTATTTTACTTTTTAAAGGTGATATTTTTCTTAAACCAATAAGCTTTTTGACTGAAAACAGTTGAATTCTGCTTTGACTGACTGATCATACTATTGATTTTGTTTTGGAAGACGTTAGTGATGTTAGGCATGGAAAGTGACGGTAAgttaaggctgaatcagttcatctggacacattcgaGAGAAATTTACTACTTAAAGATTATTGGGATCATCAAACCTTCCATTTTAAAAAATTCTCAATAAATCCTTTTAAGCACCTGTCATGTACATCTTGAATGTGATGACATCTTTACGTTATTCGGACACTTGAAAGTAGTTATTTTTTTCGATAAGTGGCTGCAACATTTAAATAGAATAGCTTGAGAAGTTGGTTCAAGTCAGCGTTTTTCCCAGATTCTCTTCTAGTTGAATAAGAGAACAGTCACCAGTTTGTGATCTGCTGTGAAATGGTAGCAACATGGCATGGAAACAGGAGCACTGCTTTCTATCAGATTagtgtggctcttaaaagagcctttgttGTGTTGGGCTGAAGGCTGTATGTGGATCTACTTCTTGGCGGGCTTGTCGGTCTTCTTGGGCAGCAGGACCGCCTGGATGTTGGGCAGCACGCCGCCCTGAGCGATGGTCACTCCGCCCAGCAGCTTGTTGAGCTCCTCGTCGTTGCGGACGGCCAGCTGCAGGTGACGGGGGATGATGCGGGTCTTCTTGTTGTCCCGGGCCGCGTTTCCAGCCAGCTCCAGAATCTCAGCGGTCAGATACTCCAACACAGCCGCCAGGTAGACCGGGGCTCCGGCACCGACACGCTCGGCATAGTTGCCCTTGCGGAGGAGTCTGTGAACACGGCCCACGGGGAACTGGAGCCCGGCACGGGAGGATCGGGTCTTGGCCTTGGCCCTCGCCTTTCCACCGGTCTTTCCTCTGCCGCTCATGTTTGATTCTCTTCGTTCAGTTAAATGCTGAAAGCTAAAGTCGCGTCCGGTCAGCAGGCGGTATTTATACACGGAGCTACGCGAAAATAAAACACGGTCCAATCAGAGAAGAGTATTTAACTGATGAAATTGGCGCGAGGTCTTCGCCAATGAGCTATAGAGAATCTGTTAAACGAGCGCTTAACGTTTAGACCAATCAGAGCTGGTGGTGTTATAACGTCACTCTAACAGATTCGGCCTCTCGACCGTCTTGGTATTTGTGCTTatattataaaatgttctcttaATATACACTGTAAATTTACTCTGGCAaaagtgctttgtttttgtttaacattatcatcattattgttaatactacagttcattttctttatttacttttgtaaTGACCATGTAAAGGTGTAAGGTTGTTTATAGTTGACTggtctgatgatatatatatatatacacacacacaacgttcctgtatcgtttgtattcttgctaacaaaaataaaaatatcttGGTATTTGTGGCATCTTTATAATATGCATGTTCTGTCTTCACAGCCTCGTTCAGATCAACACAGAAGCTGTGCACTTCTTCGAGACTGGCACCATGGATGCACACCAGTCGGTGGGCTGTGTCACCCTCTGGATGAGGGCATTTCTCTCCATCTTCGGGAGCTCCTCCTTTACCTTCTTCAGCATAGGGAGAGAGGTAGGCGCCGTGCTGTGTGTGCAGCATATGGCTGAGCATTGTCTTTCAGCTGTATACTCACAGGTTGTCTTTAATGTCCCATGCTCACCACATGCCTGTAGGCGTCTTCTGTTGCGCACCGTTTCAtccattgggagaaggatgctgaatatgaagctgccagtgaagaggaaggccaaaatggcttatggatgtgatgaaagaggacatgcaggtggaagaagaatgcagaggacaggaagagatggaaacggatgatccgctatggcgacccctaacgggaagcagccgaaagtgctACTTGACGTCACACCACACGATAAAGTACCACTGATAACAGAACAGCTCTCTGGTGAGGTTGTgcgtggctcttaaaagagccgtttGTTTGGTGTCAATGGGCAGATTACTTGGAGCTGGTGTACTTGGTGACGGCCTTGGTGCCCTCAGACACGGCGTGCTTGGCCAGCTCCCCGGGGAGCAGCAGGCGGACGGCGGTCTGGATCTCCCTTGAGGTGATGGTGGAGCGCTTGTTGTAATGCGCCAGGCGAGAAGCCTCACCGGCGATGCGCTCGAAGATGTCGTTAACGGAAGAGTTCATGATGCCCATGGCCTTGGAGGAGATGCCGGTATCGGGGTGCACCTGCTTCAGGACCTTGTACACGTAGATGGCGTAGCTCTCCTTCCTGGTCTTTCTTCGCTTCTTTCCTCCCTTGCCGGCGGCTTTGGTCACGGCTTTCTTGGAGCCCTTTTTGGGCGCTGACTTGGCGGGTTCAGGCATGACGCTACACTCGTAATTCTACAAGAGTAATGATGGCGGTTTCGCTCAGATACTGTATTTCTACACAATTGATGCAAATTTTACTGTGCTGGTCCTCGTGTAAGATTGGTCAAATACTGTCAGCTGACTGCGCATGCTCCGTGTCGCGTGACTCCTTGGACTAgaacaggggtcaggaacctctTTGACTGGGAGaaccataaaagccaaatatttctaaatatatttcattgagagccatatagtatttttaacgtataataaattaaatatgtcttacttttaatgcgacttctggtgctgcatggttttgctgatggccttgtagtctggttcatacgtggtgaggttgagcttcatgcaggcgttgaggcttccatcagttaaacgtgagcgtaggttggtcttaatgttcctcatatgcgagaatgactgctcacatgcatatgtagagccaaacatggtcaatacggcaatactcacacgctgcattgtgtggtatgtcacaggaagctcgttccaagttttaagaatcagctggtcttcaggttgaagatttttcatttctgtccacttgtgttccctcgccagctctgctcgctgtcgcgcaagactttccaactctccattgagtgacttgaacttactaatccacatgtctgatgccttcaggtcagcaacttccagctcaaagtctccgatagagaccccggggatgcatgtcaggtcgattttgtccactgcacactcatgtggatgagtgatgaacttgaaaagcccagtgcgcgcacgaaattctccaaaacgtgctttgaatgactgcaggagattggacgtaaagccagctagctgctggagatccagatgttgagtggagtcacttgctaagcatgcatctctaaattgttgcagtctttcaaagtgcagaagacgacctgtttcaatgttccTGAGAAAGACtttcagcttgctttcaaatgcaaacactgcttgttgaagggatgagattgtatttccagtaccttgcattttcacattgagctggttcagatggccagttatgtccacgagatagtgaaactgca
Coding sequences:
- the LOC130110058 gene encoding histone H2A-like — protein: MSGRGKTGGKARAKAKTRSSRAGLQFPVGRVHRLLRKGNYAERVGAGAPVYLAAVLEYLTAEILELAGNAARDNKKTRIIPRHLQLAVRNDEELNKLLGGVTIAQGGVLPNIQAVLLPKKTDKPAKK
- the LOC130110080 gene encoding histone H2B 1/2-like; translation: MPEPAKSAPKKGSKKAVTKAAGKGGKKRRKTRKESYAIYVYKVLKQVHPDTGISSKAMGIMNSSVNDIFERIAGEASRLAHYNKRSTITSREIQTAVRLLLPGELAKHAVSEGTKAVTKYTSSK